The window TTCAACGTGCTCCTCGGGGACATGTCGGTCGTCGGCCCCAGGCCGCACCCGATCGCCCTCAACGACCAGTATGCCGGCATGCTGGCGCGCTACGAGACCCGCCACCGGGTCAAGCCCGGCATCACCGGCTGGGCCCAGATCAACGGGTTCCGGGGCCCGACCGAGGACCCGGAGCTGATGAGCAAGCGCGTCGAATACGACCTCGACTACATCGAGAACTGGTCGCTCTGGATGGATCTCAAAATCCTCGCCGCGACGCCCTTCCTCGGCATCGTCCACAAGAACGCCCTCTAAACGCCCGACATCATCACAGCGAAAGTGAGCGCCGACATGAACACGCCCTTCAAGCCCCCGCATCCCGCCGCAAAGAGCGGCGACGCCGCCCTCACCCGGAACGCCCTCGGCATTGCCGCAGAGGCCGAGCGCTTCGCCGCGCGCTACGGCGCCGACCGCCAGCGCCGGGTGCTGATCGTCGGCGGCGCCGGCTATATCGGCGGCCCGGTCGCCACCGAACTGCTGCGCAATGGTGTTGCCGTCACCAATCTCGACCTTCTGGTCTACAATCACCAGTCCGCGATGATGGGCGCCCTGCCCCATCCGGACTACGATTTCGTCTTCGGCGACATGGGCAACCCCGATGACCTCGACCGCGCCCTTGAGAACGTCACCGACGTGGTCATCCTCGGCGGCCTGGTCGGCGACCCGATCACCAAGAAATTCCCGGCAGAGGCCCACAAGGTCAACGACGTCGCCGTTGAGAAATGCATCGACCACCTCAACGGCAAGGGCCTCAACAAGGTCATCTTCGTCTCCACCTGCTCCAATTACGGCATGATGGACGAGGGAACGCTGGCCCGCGAGGATAGCCCGCTGAAGCCGCTGTCGCTCTATGCCGAATCCAAGGTGGCGATCGAGAAGCACCTGCTGTCGCTTGAGGGCAAGGTCGACTTCGCGCCGACCATCCTGCGCTTTGCCACCGCCTTCGGCCTTGCCCCGCGCATGCGCTTCGACCTCACCGTCAACGAGTTCACCCGCGAGCTGGCGCTCGACAAGGAACTGCTGGTCTATGATGCGGACACCTGGCGGCCCTACTGCCATGTCAGCGATTTCGGCCGGCTGATCCGGCACGTGCTGGAGTTCCCGGTCGACGAGGTCGCCTTCGAGGTCTTCAACGCCGGCAGCGACGCCAACAACCACACCAAGCAGTCGATCGTCGACCTGGTGTTGACCCGCCTGCCCGACCGCAACGTCGCCTACAAGTCGAACAGCACCGACCCGCGGAACTACCGGGTCAGCTTCCAGAAGCTCCACGACAAGCTCGGCTTTGAATGCCGCTACACGGTCGAGGACGGCATCGACGAGATCCTGTGGGCGCTTGAGGCCCATCTCCTCGATGAGGTCGAGGAGCGCCGTTCATTCTTCGGTAACTACGAACTCACCCGGAGCTGACCGATACGGGCGCCGGGGCCGCTTTGCCGCCGCCCTGGCGCGCTTCTTGCCACGCTTTCGCCGACTGACCACGAATGGGACAATTGAGATGCCTTGTAATCGCATCGTTATTCTCGCTGGGGGCAAGGGAACGCGGCTTCGGCCCTTCACTGCGACCTTCCCCAAGCCGCTGGTTCCGGTCGGCGACAAGCCGATCCTGGAAGTGCTTCTGCGCCAGCTTTCCGCGCAAGGCTTCAACGACGTCACGCTGACGCTCGGGCACCTTGCCGAGTTCTTCCGTGCCTTCATCGGCCAGCACAAGACGCTGGCGGAGAAGATCAACTTCTCCTTCGTCGAAGAAGAGGCGCCGACCGGCACGGCGGGCTCGCTCGCCAGCGTGCCAAATCTGGACAGCACCTTCATGGTGATGAACGGCGATCTCCTGACCGACCTCAATTTCCGCGACCTGTGCGATGCCCACCAGGCGTCCGGCGCGGCGCTGACGATCGCGGCCCATTCGAAGAAGACCAAGATCGATCTCGGCATCCTGGAGGCCGACGACAACGGCGTCCTCACCAACTACATCGAGAAGCCGGAGCACACCCACACGGTCTCCATGGGCGTCTACGTCTACGAGCCCCGGGTGCTGAACTACATCGAGAAGGACCAGTATCTCGATTTCCCGGACCTCGTGCTGAAGCTGCTCGATGCGGGCGAGAAGGTCCGCATCCACAAGTCGGACGCCTTCTGGCTCGATATCGGCCGGCCCGACGACTACGCCCTCGCCCAGGACATTTTCGAACAGGACCCGATGCGGTTCTCTTGCGGAGCATGACGATGGATTGGAAATACACACTCTCCGAGCCGGTGCTCGGCGACGCGGAAAAAGCCGCGGTCCTGTCGTGCCTTGAGTCCGGCTGGCTCTCCATGGGCCCGAATACGCAGGCCTTCGAGAAGCGATTTTCGGAGCTGACCGGTGCCAAACACGCGATTGCGGTCGCCAACGGCACCGCAGCGCTGCACCTGGCGATGGCCGCCCTTGAGATCGGCTCTGGCGAGACCGACGAGGTCATCCAGCCCTCGATCAACTTCGTTGCGGCGGCCAACATGACCAACGCCGTCGGCGCCAAGCCGGTCTTTGCCGACATCGTCGCCCTCGACGAGCCGACCATCGCTCCAGCCGAGATCGAGCGGCGCATCACGCCGAACACGAAGGCCGTCGTCGTCATGCATTTCGGCGGCTATCCGGCCCGCATGGCCGAGATCCTCGACATCTGCGAGGCGCACGGCCTGCCGCTGATCGAGGACGCCTGCCACGCTCCGCTCTACCGGATGGACGACTTTGCCGGCCGCGCGCTCGGAACGCTCGGTGCCGTCGGCTGCTTCTCGTTCTTTTCCAACAAGAACATGACGACCGGCGAAGGCGGCATGGTCACCACCGACGACGACGCCCTTGCGGCCAAGATCCGCAATCTGCGCTCGCACGGCATGACGTCGC of the Rhodobium gokarnense genome contains:
- a CDS encoding NAD-dependent epimerase/dehydratase family protein, whose product is MNTPFKPPHPAAKSGDAALTRNALGIAAEAERFAARYGADRQRRVLIVGGAGYIGGPVATELLRNGVAVTNLDLLVYNHQSAMMGALPHPDYDFVFGDMGNPDDLDRALENVTDVVILGGLVGDPITKKFPAEAHKVNDVAVEKCIDHLNGKGLNKVIFVSTCSNYGMMDEGTLAREDSPLKPLSLYAESKVAIEKHLLSLEGKVDFAPTILRFATAFGLAPRMRFDLTVNEFTRELALDKELLVYDADTWRPYCHVSDFGRLIRHVLEFPVDEVAFEVFNAGSDANNHTKQSIVDLVLTRLPDRNVAYKSNSTDPRNYRVSFQKLHDKLGFECRYTVEDGIDEILWALEAHLLDEVEERRSFFGNYELTRS
- a CDS encoding nucleotidyltransferase family protein produces the protein MPCNRIVILAGGKGTRLRPFTATFPKPLVPVGDKPILEVLLRQLSAQGFNDVTLTLGHLAEFFRAFIGQHKTLAEKINFSFVEEEAPTGTAGSLASVPNLDSTFMVMNGDLLTDLNFRDLCDAHQASGAALTIAAHSKKTKIDLGILEADDNGVLTNYIEKPEHTHTVSMGVYVYEPRVLNYIEKDQYLDFPDLVLKLLDAGEKVRIHKSDAFWLDIGRPDDYALAQDIFEQDPMRFSCGA
- a CDS encoding DegT/DnrJ/EryC1/StrS family aminotransferase, producing the protein MDWKYTLSEPVLGDAEKAAVLSCLESGWLSMGPNTQAFEKRFSELTGAKHAIAVANGTAALHLAMAALEIGSGETDEVIQPSINFVAAANMTNAVGAKPVFADIVALDEPTIAPAEIERRITPNTKAVVVMHFGGYPARMAEILDICEAHGLPLIEDACHAPLYRMDDFAGRALGTLGAVGCFSFFSNKNMTTGEGGMVTTDDDALAAKIRNLRSHGMTSLSWDRHHGRPATYDVTAHGYNYRIDDLRSALGRAQLERLDDLNALRQGHARAYADLVARASGAGMRYIYGSDPEGGTAHLAGILVPREARNPIRQMLADNGIQSSLHYPPVHLFTAFADTASDALPLSEEFAETMITLPMHAYLPDAAPGDIIGLIAEKLTRNAA